TAATGCTTCAATTACAACTTCCCCTTTTGGAGTTGTATCAATTGCTTTATTGCACTTTTGAGGAGGTGTTTCTCCTGTTTCTCCTACCCAATCTGCTTTCATTTTTAAAGCAAGGTTATATGGCTCATCATTTTTTCTTCTTGTAAAAACAAAAATTTTAGAGTGTGGATAAAGATACCTAACAACTTGAAAAACAATGTGGTTTGAACCACCAAATCCAAAAAGAGCAACGGTTTCACCATCTTTAATTTCTGCAAGCTTAATCGCTCTAAAACCTACTGCTCCTGCACATAATAAAGGTGCAGCTTCCTCGTCAGTAAAAATATCAGGGATTTTGTACGCAAAATTTTCTTTTGCTTTTGTAAATTCAGCATATCCTCCATTAACATCACATCCTGTTGCTTTGAATTCTTTGCAGAGATTTTCAAGTCCCTCTTTGCAGAATTTGCATTTTCCACAGGCAGAATTAATCCATGCAACCCCAACCCTGTCACCAATTCTAAATTTTTTAACATTTCTCCCCATCCTAATAATTCTTCCAATTATTTCATGACCGGGAACAACAGGAATTTTAGGAATTTTCCTGCCCTCAATTTCATCCAATTCAGTATGACAGACTCCACAGGCTAAAACCTTAATTAAAACTTCATCTTCTGAAATTTCTGGGACTGGTACATTTAAAAGTGCTAACGGCACTTCCTCTACTTTGCCGATTCTTTTAATGAAAAATGCTTTCATTCGAACCCTTTTTAAACGCAAAGACCTTAGGACATCTTCTATGAATTGGATAGGGATAAAATTTTTTATTTCCAAGTTTAACAGCCCCCTTTTGTTTGATATATTTTCAAAACAGTATATCTTGAAATATGTCAATTGCCAACTCTTTAAATTTAATTATACTACAAAATTACAATAATATCGCCATCTTTAAATAAAAAAATTAAAAAACTTTGTTGATTTCATGAAAATATTAATATATTTATTACAAAAAATGAAAGGACAAGCAAATAAAAGATAAATTGTATTTTTTTAAATAAATAAGTTCTATTTTCATGTACTTGCCTTTAATGATACTAAACGAATTTTATTGTTACTTAATGAGATTTGACCTTTTATAAACATTAAAATACAATGAAAATGTAAAATATTAATAGGAGGGTGATATATATGTTTGGATTAATACCAAGTAAAAGAAAGGCTGATGACCTACCTTCACTATTTGACGATTTCTTTAATAATGATTTTTTCAATATGGTTCCAGTTCATTTTAATACCTTCAAAACAGACATAAAAGAAACGGATAAAGAATATATCATCGAATCAGAATTACCAGGCTTTAACAAAGAGGATATTCAATTAGGAATAGACAATGATTATCTTATTATCAGAGCTGAAAAAAATGAGGAGAAGAAAGAAGAAAAAGGCAATTATATTAGAAGAGAAAGATATACAGGAAAGATGGAACGTAGATTTTATATTGGAGATGTAGAGCAAGAGAAAATAAATGCAGAATATAAGGATGGTATTTTAAAGATTTTGCTTCCCAAAAAAGAACAGGTTCAGATAAAAAAACAGATTCCTATTACTTAAAAATAAAAATATATATCATAGAAAAACGGGTATTGAGAAAACCCGTTTTTCTATATTCTTGTTAACAATACTAATTTCTCGAGTTTTTCCAATTGTTCAGTGCTACCAATAGCTATTAGCAAATCCCCTTCTAAGATAATTTCATTGGAATTTGGATTATGTAAAATCTCTTTTCCTCTTTTGATAGCCATAATTAAGCAGCCGGTTTTTTCTTTTATCCCAGAATTTTTTAATTCTCTGCCAATTATCTCAGAAGGGAAATTAACCTTGATTTCCTCAATTGCCAGCGGCATTTCATTTTCATAAAGAATTGTATCAATAAATTCGGCAATAAAAGGCTTTATCACCGCAGCAGCCATTCTCATGCCTCCAATCATGGTTGGAGAAATGACTTTATCCGCTCCTGCTCTTATTAGTTTTCCTTGAGATTCTTTTTGTATGGCTCGCGCCACCACCAATAAATCGGGGTTTATTCCTTTAGCGGTTAAAGTAACAAAAACGTTGTCAGCATCCGTAGCTAAGGCAGTAATTAGTCCTTTTGCTTTTCTAATCCCAGCTTGTTCTAAGACTGAATCTTCTGTAGCATCTCCTTGAATAACTAATACTCCATCATCACTAAGTTTTTGTACTATTTTTTCATCTTTATCTATCACCAAAAAAGGAACTTTTTCTTTTTTCAGCCTCTCAATAACATTTTCTCCAATTCTGCCAGCACCGCAAA
This is a stretch of genomic DNA from Aceticella autotrophica. It encodes these proteins:
- a CDS encoding potassium channel family protein, which gives rise to MESLKKLAIAFQALLVVIVIGIIGFMYLEKFNFLQAAWLTITTIFTLGYGNIIPKTVAGLYFNIFLIIIGVGLAAYTLSEFVGVIVEGKLQDVLGRREMYKKIIQLNDHVIICGAGRIGENVIERLKKEKVPFLVIDKDEKIVQKLSDDGVLVIQGDATEDSVLEQAGIRKAKGLITALATDADNVFVTLTAKGINPDLLVVARAIQKESQGKLIRAGADKVISPTMIGGMRMAAAVIKPFIAEFIDTILYENEMPLAIEEIKVNFPSEIIGRELKNSGIKEKTGCLIMAIKRGKEILHNPNSNEIILEGDLLIAIGSTEQLEKLEKLVLLTRI
- a CDS encoding Hsp20/alpha crystallin family protein, with protein sequence MFGLIPSKRKADDLPSLFDDFFNNDFFNMVPVHFNTFKTDIKETDKEYIIESELPGFNKEDIQLGIDNDYLIIRAEKNEEKKEEKGNYIRRERYTGKMERRFYIGDVEQEKINAEYKDGILKILLPKKEQVQIKKQIPIT
- a CDS encoding zinc-dependent alcohol dehydrogenase family protein, translated to MEIKNFIPIQFIEDVLRSLRLKRVRMKAFFIKRIGKVEEVPLALLNVPVPEISEDEVLIKVLACGVCHTELDEIEGRKIPKIPVVPGHEIIGRIIRMGRNVKKFRIGDRVGVAWINSACGKCKFCKEGLENLCKEFKATGCDVNGGYAEFTKAKENFAYKIPDIFTDEEAAPLLCAGAVGFRAIKLAEIKDGETVALFGFGGSNHIVFQVVRYLYPHSKIFVFTRRKNDEPYNLALKMKADWVGETGETPPQKCNKAIDTTPKGEVVIEALKILEKGGRVVINAIRKETKIPEINYDTLLWEEREIKSVANVTSSDVEEFLNIAKEIPIKPEIVRFSFEEANKALVMLKSGKIKGAAVLKIN